TTTGATATTCTTGAATTTGTTGCAGCTAGTTTTATggcataatatataacatattttggagaattttccatgttgccttgaaagaatgtgtgttctgctgctttaggataaaatgttctgaatatattaagTTTGTCTggtacagtgtgtcattcaaagccactattactttattgattttctgtttgaattatttgtccattgatgtaagtggggtgttaaattttcctactattactgtattattattgattaattcctttatgtttgttattaactgttatGTTTGGGTGCTGCCATGtcaaatgcataaatatttataattgttatatctttctgttgtattgttctctttatttttatatattgttcttctttgtctcgttacagtatttaaaatctttttttattattttttaaacatttatttatttttgagacagagacagagcatgaatgggggagggtcagagagagggagacacagaatctgcaacaggttccaggctctgagctgtcagcacagagcccgacgcagggctcgaactcatggaccgcgagatcatgacctgaggtgaagttggctgcttaaccgactgagccacccaggcgcccctaaaatcttttttgtgtgatataagtattgcAACTTCAGCTTTCTTTGACATCCCTCTACACGATATATGTATCTCCATCATTTTACTCtcaatctgcaggtgactttaggtctaaagtgggtcccTTAGGAAATACAGatggatcttttttctttttttttaatccattttgtcaccctatgtcttttgagtggagaatttagtccatttacattcacagtATCTACATTATTGGTAGATAtgcatttattgtcattttattacttgttttatggttgtttgtaAAGTTTTTCTTTGATCCTTGTCCTCTCTTTCGTGGTTTGCTccttttctttagtgatatatttagttttctttctctttattctttgcatatttatgagtgttttttatatatggttaccattaggtttttATATAACTCTTGTGcaaatagcagtctatattaagttgatgaccATTTAAGTTTGAGCACattgtttattccttttctccctatCTTTTAGTTATATGGTGTCTTATAGCAAATCCTGTTTCTTAACCTCTTAGCCACTTCCAGTTCTGATGTAGGGATGATACAGAAACATGACAAGTATTTTGTTTGTCTACCTGGAGTTTTACCTCCTTACCCTGGCTTCCCTGGGAGCCCTGAATCCCAGTTTTTGTCTCCTTAGGTTTTTGTGGTTGCCAAAAATCCTGTTCCCCTTCTATGTCTCCTAAGTGTCTGCTTTTGCCTAGTTCCTTGAACTTTTGCTATGCACATGTAAAGAACTGGCAAATTTTATGAAGGGTATATGATTCAAAAAGGTGTTGTCTCTTCAGTGTTCCTCCCTTCCCTGGAAGTCAACCCCTCAAGTGCTGAACACCATAGTGTCTGCAATTTCTTTCAGTATGTTACAAAACAGCATACatattttctagtgttttttttttttgtattttatccagATTTTCTAGATACTCTTAGAGAAAGGGATGGTCTGACCTAAGTAAATATATCATCCAGTCTTTTTGGATACATTTAAGATATCTCCTTCATGTTTAGAATTCAGGAGTTCACAAAGACATGTCCAGTCTTTTCCTTGGTTAACTATGCTTTAacatggatttttgttttaatcctgTGCAtccaaataattatttgtaaCTCAGGGATATTTTTCCTATGTTCTACTGGATTATTACTCCTCCATATATTGCTTTAATTCAACTACCATTTCTATTGTTCACACTTGCTTTTATTGTCAATTtccacatcttttattttatcaCATGGTGTattatagttttcttatttttgttcttgctttaaaatatttcttatattggCTTACCCCAGACTGATGTTTCAGTTATCAACAGTAACTATTCATTTCTCAGATTTTGtagtatattttagttttataaaaccatgtttttaaaaatttttgttgcaCATAAGTGTGAGTTTCACTATTGTTTGAAGTACTTACCCTACTTTCGCATAACATTTACTTCAGAGGGAAAGGTCAGGTCTCTTCAAATGTGTCAGCTTAGTCTTGTTGCATTGACTTAGCATTTGACAAgtgttgtgatttttatttttatcggCTAATGGGTTTATAGTTCTTTCGTATAAGCTTGCAGCATGTATAATTCTTCACACCTATGACAAGGATTATGTCCTGTTCTTGTGTTGGGCTACATTTCTCCCATTAGTCGGATCCTATCTGACTTCTGTCCTACTGGAGATCTCAAATGTTTTCCCTGCAATGGCCTTCACGAACTCTGGGTGCACATAAAGATctactgaaaaaaatgttcaaaatagttCTCTGGACATGATTGCTCAAATTCTGATATAGGAAGTCTGCAGTGGAATCaagtttgagatttttaaaagcttggtAAGATTTTGAGGTGTATCAAGGTTGAACAGCAGCCCTCTGGCAGGTTAGACTAATTATACCAAATGTGCCCACACATGTCACATGGAGATACATATAAACATCCATGataaaaatgtctttcaataTGTTTGCTGAGAAACAATTTATGTAGATATcgatattaatatttttgtacatttcatCTAAAAGTATGCACCATCTGCTTATTATGATAGCTACATATTAAAGAGTTCCATTCTTAGctgaaaaatattcagtaaaaagggaaacatattctttattttaatatttaaactatAGTGCAGTTAACTACATTATCATGTCCTATGTGTAGCTGCTATTATATTTATACCATAATTAAGAGGAAATAATTAGTCTAGTGCATACTGATTTGAAGTTGCAAATGTAGTAATTGACTGCAAACATGATATCCTAAAGGAATAAATAGTATTGAGATTTCAGACACTTGGGGAGGTATAAAGGGACTATTACGGGCAACTTTATTTCAAAACCCAACAAACACTTTGTAAGAGTCTGTTTATTCATATACCGCAATGGTGagattttctgctttcttcagtTCCTCTATGATCTCTGCTTCTATTCTGAGATTCAAGTTTTCTAGTGAGTTATTTCCCAAACTGTGCTATAtgttattttctctcaaaaagaagccaataaaatcagaacaaaaataCTTGAGAAGTGTTAAACAAGGTGACTGTGTACTTTGGAGTTATCACACATTTAATATGTTAACTTTCTTTCCAAACTCCAAGAATAATATATGGCTTTCctcaaatttgtttaaatatggattattttttttattttcattaaaaaaagttttaatgtttatttatttttgagagatagggagagacagaacacgaacaaggaaggggcagagagggagacacagaatccaaagcaggctgcagactccaggctccgagctgtcagcgcagagcctgatgcggggctccaactcacaaactgcgagatcatgacctgagccaaagtcagatgcccaactgacagacccacccaggcaccactggatTAGTTTTTATAAACTGGGTGCAGTTCATATCTACTGGAGCCATTCCAGAAGATAATTTGAGAAGTATTTCCTTAAGTATCAGCTACTAACCACATCTGCTATTATACATTGTTTAGTACATGACACATTTTACATGGGTCTAAATACAGGTTTTAATCATGGGTAATGAGGCTGTGGATaatacttttcattcattcattcattcatttaaaaaaagtatttattcagaGCCTATTCTTTAGCTCCTATTGCACTGACTCCTTAGGTTACCAAGTGAGATAAAAAGAccttatggttttttgtttgtttgttttgagatagTAGTCATCCAAAGTAATGCAAAGTTTCAAGTGGCCAGTACTATGAAAGAGGTTCACATAgtgaaatcagatttttttttttttttttttttttaccagacaCATGGTCATGGCAGGGAATCATCCTGCCTCCAAAAAGAGTGTATTTCCTTGTTTCCAATAACAGCAGAATCATAGTGTCCTTCCATTCATGTCTACAGAGAAAAGTTTGTGGCAATGCATAGAAAAGGAATTAAACATTAATGATTGATTAATTAGTgattgtaatcattttatatcTCTATATTAGAGGCTTGTACAATATGAGTCAGTGGGTTTTGTTCTTGCCATTTGGAAGGGAATAGTGGAAACATACAAATGCACCAGGATGTGCAGATGTATGAACACCTTGCATGAAAGTActtagttttagaaaaatataaatttacctcaaatataatttaaaagatgaGAGTTTGTAAGGGTAGGGAGTAAAGTAGTATGAAAAATGACAGGTTATAATGAATTAATATTACTGATAAAATCAATAGAATTCCCCTCCCACATCATCATATATCTTTCTGCTTCATCACTTCTCAGAATTGATGATGTGATAgacaatttattttccattcttcccACGTTATCTTCCACCACCCCCATGTTCTTTCTTAACATCTAATACTTTATTCATAAATAATTGAACCAGTTCATCCTTTCAGTGCACCAAATACACCTAATATTCTCATGCTAGGAAAATTATCTCCCCAGCGAAGTTTACACAACTCTCAACACCAGGAGGCTGCATAGAAGTCTCTCAGATTTGAGTCCATAAGGTTTCCCTTTGTACACGTGGAAATAGTTACTTCAGTCAAATATCtgtgggcgcctggatggcttagtaggttaagcagctaactcttgatttcaagatgggtcaagatctcacagtcgtgagattgagccctacatcaggctctgtgctgagcgtggaacctgcttgggattctctctctctccctctctctctctctctctctgtccttctctgctgtgctctctccctcaaaatacataaacattaaaaaagactcaAAAGGAAGGAATCCCATGGAGACATGTAGTAAAGTAAGAGTCAAATATTATTGTTTcaattatgttatttataaagGATCAGACAGTGAATGTGTGATTGAAGATTGAGTTATATGGTATGAGGTATTATCCTATCTGGTCTTGCCAGTAATTCATTAGGGATTTGATTGGCTCTGTTGGAGGCAATTTAAAtcggtacaaccactatggatgacagtatggagattcctaaaaaaattaaaatagaggggtgactgggtgactcagtgaagcatctgacttcagctcaggtcatgatctcatggtcctggagtttgagccctgcttagggctctgtgctgacaacttggagcctgcagcctgcttcagattctatatctccctctctctctgacccttccctctcatgttctgtgtgtttctctctctcaaaaataagcagctaaatattaacaaaaaaagaaatataaataccatataacccagtaattccacgtctcggtatttacccaagaaacaaacaaacaaacaaacaaacaaaaaactaattcaaaagatATATGCTTTCCTATGTTTATTCCagaattattaacaatagccaagacatggaagtaaCTCAAGTATCCAacgtagatgaatggataaagaatatatatatacacacacagacacaatggGAtggtactcagccataaaaaagaaaaaaaaaaaaaccttgcaacATCATGTGTGAAAATTAGAGTATTAcccgaagtgaaataagtcaggaataaaaagacaaattccatatgattttgcttatatgtggaatctaaaaaaataaaaagtgagcaagcaacaacaacaaaaaacagaaatagactcataaatacagagaacaaactgttgccAGAAGGGTTGGGGTAGGGAGATGGACAAattaggtgaaggagattaagagacACAAACTTCTTGTTATAAAATAGTCacaaggatgaaaagtacagcatagggaatattgttaataatattgtaataaataaTGTTCTAGGGTGAAAGATGGTGACTGCATTTACCATGGTGAGCATTTGATAACATATatgattgttgaatcactacgttgtatacctgaaactaatctaacattctatatcaattatacttcaataaaaatagttaattagCAAATCATACTTATCATATCCCATAATAGTAAGAAGGATAACTGTGGTTTATATtacttgcattatttttataaaattacacaTAAATGGTTGACGTTGAATGAGTCAGTTagtgaacatttattcattgcaTACTTTTCAGATTCCTAAGGTAGAATCCCTAGATGGACTAAGAGGACTTAAACAGGGACTCGGTCTCATGCAAATTGAAGGCAAATGGGAATTAGGGTTCACATTGCAAAATGAGGGCCAACAATCACAGCACTGTGGTGAATAAACATACATGTAGATTGGATAGTTACTGAGGGATACTAACCATTTTGGAGGAGGAAAAATTGAGAAGTAATTTAGAGAAGGGGCTCTTTGGAGTCCTACATGGAGAGTGTGGAGTATAAAATGGTGGTGCTTATTCTCTTCCCTGATGGCTCAATGGGAGAAGTCTCCTTATTGCCCCTTTAATGTCCTTGTTCCTCAAAGTACAGATAAAAGGGTTAAGCATAGGAGTCAGCAGACTGTAGAACAGGGCCATGAGTTTGTTCTTGTCCTGGGAGTTAGTACCAAAAGGTTGCACATAAATGCACATTACTGGCCCATAGAAGAGACAGACAACAATAACATGAGAGCCACAGGTGTTGAAGGCCTTCTTCTTTCCCGTTGATGAACGAATTCTGAGCACTGTAGCTACAATGAACCCATAGGAGACAAGAATAAGAGACAAAGGAATCAAGGTAAATAATGTCACCACGACAGAGAGCATAGTTACATTGAAAGTGGTGTCAACACAGGACATCTTGATCATCACTGGAATCTCACACAGGAAGTCATCCACCTTGTTGTTACCACAAAGTGGCAGTTGGACAGTGAGGGATGCCTGAAGCAAGGAGTTAGCCAAGCCACTTATCCACGCCATGACCACTAGGGACACACAGAGTCTCTGATGCATGATAGCTGGGTACCTCAAGGGCTTGCAGATGGCTATGTACCGATCCAAGGACATGACTGCCAAGATGATGCATTCTGTGGCTCCCAGGAAGTGAAACACATAGAACTGGGCCACACAGCCTCCATAGCTGATGGACTTATCTGGGCCCCAGAGGTTCAGCAGCAGCTGAGGGATGGTGGTTGTGGTAAAACACAGGTCCAGAAAGGagaggttggaaaggaagaagtacataGGGCTGTCAAGATGAGGGTCCACCTTGGACACAACAATAATGGAGATGTTTCCCACTAGTGTGCAGATGTAAGCCACAAGCACCATTATGAAGAGTGGCATTTCCAACCAGGGATGATCAGAGAAACCCAATAGGATGAAGAACTTTGGAATGCTTGCATTGCCCGGATTCATGACTGCCATTTCTCTTGTTGGTGGATTCAAGTCAAAGTGAGGACACGTATTTCAGTATGGGGTTTCCTGAGGGtcagtttattcatttgcatAGAGTGAATTATGCAGAGATTTTCTCTGTGGTGTAACTCCAGTGAAGTCGTTTGATACTTGtaatcatgaaaaaatatgaGTCTCAATACcaaacattattattttgtagCGTGTCTAAAAGAAAGGGCAACAAATCTTTGTGTTTGCCTAAGAAATGCAATGGagcaaattttattataaaagtgatTAGGGAAGGGGAAAGTCACTATTGCTCTTATatcagagaaaagaataaaacagaggaGTGGTTCTCAGGAACCAGCCATGCTGACTTACCACAtggcttcatttctttcatccaCCATCTGCTGGCCTTAGACCACTCTGCTTGAATTCATGATGTGATTTAGGGAAGTTCAGGACGTTCTGAGCTCCAACAGAATCAGTCTGAATGCATAGAAACAAGATACATCGCTGTTCCTTGGGCCTATGCCCCAAATCCTAAACTGACTTTTGCAGCACAAACCTTTTGTCATAACAGGAAACATGCAGCTTAAAGGAAATGGTTCCTTGCCACAGGTTCAGTACTCGAAGAATGAGACCAATAGTAATTGATACCACTGCATGGTGATATGAGACATTCAAGGCATCAGTGCTTAAAAGTACAATGTAATGTGGGTTCATGCTTGTCACACCAGGAGTTGAAATCTATCACAAATTTGGCAGTTCAGTGCTTCTTTGTGTATTTACTGTATTTGTTTCCATTacatgtgtgagtgtatgtgtagaTGTGTGATGTGGGTTATGATATAAAACGTGTATCTTGCTATTGGCCATGGtaagaagtttgaaaaacactgtcgTAGTAGAAAAGAGGATGTGAAATCAGAGAACCGGGATCCTGTCCACTGGGATAGTTAACACATTGGCCTTTTCTGCATTGCTTACCAGctgtgttgtgaggattaattaaCCCAGTATCTGTGACTACACTGAGTGTAATACTTAATGTTGTGGTAGTTACTTTTAGGAAGTGTAGTGCCTAGTGAGTCCATATTGATTCATTAGTCCTCGTTCTGGTTGCATACAAATATTAGCAGTGTATTTACCCCACCAGATAGATGCCTCACAAAGATTGCTTTTTCTTCAATTCCCTGAATCACTCCTACCATGTGGCTTGAATCCAGGGGttcattttattaagatttttatgcaaatacacatatattttaattcatagaAATGCCCACTAATGCAAACAGTGTCCCTATGTCATTCTTCATTAAAGGAGACAtcttttaatgatttaaattataatattgcATTATTAAGGGTTTCAATTTATTTACACATTGTTTAGTACAGAACTTAGCAGAGAGAGGTCACAACTCACATGGaattacaaaaagataaaatcatgaggCTGAATAGATCACTCCCACCCACATACAACACCTACCTTACATTATTGCAGGTATTTGATGTTTATGCTCCCTGTTCTTGCAAATCCAACTTGATCTTTTCTTTCCAACAGGACTAAATGTTAATTGGAGATAAGGATTGAATAGTCTGTGTTCAGTGGCTTCACATCATATCCTAACTCCCTAATATAATTTGTGTATTTGAtttgaaaaatcccaaatatgtTTACATGTGGAAACCAATTTTCCTGTAAAATAACATTCGTTAAGGAATGATTATCTCTCTTTATATAAAGTGGTGGgacattttcttcatatagataACGAACCTCAGTGGACATCTCTTCGCAAGAAACACTGTACAAATTCCCTAGTTGGGAATACTACTTTCTAATTTACTTCTTgccataaaaatggaaggaaaaaatttGGCATTTTCCTTGTTGTGGAAAATGGACTCAGGACTAAAAGAATCCAAGAAAACTCATCTACCTTGTCAagatagaattttcttttatttatactttcctCAGGCTATTGTTTCTTCAGATTCTTGCTCTAGTAAAAGTAGGAATATTTCTAGTTCTATACAGGGAAAAAAGCAGTGGTCACCTTccaatttgatttttaagaaaccaaagggcttttgtctccatgtatttcttCCAAAATAGCCTAGCACAGTATAGACTTTTTACCTCACCTAACATGGACTACATAAAAAATAGTCCCTCGTTTGGgttaaataataaatcattacggcaagaaaaagttaaaatattctcttatttattcagtcaaaaaatatttgttgagtgcccaTTGTGTTAGTCACTTTTGTCGATGCTTCAAAACATAACAATGATCAATAACAGATAAAAATTTGCTTTAATGAAACTTATATTGTAATAGGGGAATAACATATTTGTGCTTATTGTCAGTGTCTCAGTGGATTTGGCTTCAGAATAATGAAACACTCATGCCGTAATTTACAGTGCTGAAAACTCATGGGTGGAAAAATTTAAGTTTTGCAagattgttttgtattttaactaacactgacacacaatgttaaactagtttcaggtgtacatcatactGAGTCACCATCTCTGTACATTAATCTATGTTTACAACAAATGTAGTCATCGTGTCACCACaaaatgctattacaatatcattgactatattccttgtgctgtaccttttatacTTGTGACTTATTCAGAATTGGAAGCCTGCACCTCCAATGCCCCTTCATCCACGTTTCCCATCCCCTAGCCCCCTCCCTTCTGACAACCaacagtctgttctctgtatttatgggtctgatttttttttttttttcaggttgaacatataagtgaaatcatattgtatttgtctttttcagtctcatttatttcacttggtataaCACACTTTGtgttcacccatgttgtcacagaaGGCAAGATATCATCCTTTTTCATGACTGATTAATAAattattgtatatacataccatatcttcCTTTTACATTTGTCTGGACACTtaagctgcttccatatcttggctattgtatatacaatatacataagGTGCACATGTCTTttggaattaatgttttcattttcttaggtaAATATCCAggaatggaattattggatcatatgttattcctatttttaatagttcaaggaaactctatactgttttccacagtggctgcaccaatttacattcccaccaatagtgcaggagggttccttttcctctatatccttgccaacatttatttcttgtcttttcattttagccattgtgacagttGTAAAGTGATGTCTcgttgtgcttttgatttgcatttccttgatgatcagtgattttgaacatctttacatgtgcctgttggccatctgtacatctttctgtaaaaaatgtctattcacactGGCTGCTTATCTTGCATATACCAAGCCCCACACTGCTGTGCTGTGGTAGGACTTCTCTTCTCAGTTACACTTACCTCAGTCCAAGTGCAGTGAGACCCTTGCCCAGAAGACCACAACAAACCCTGCCCACATGTCTGCTGACCAAGAGTTCTGCAGGGCCCAGTCCTGGTTGAGttggtgacaggtctcatttcacaagcatacCATAGTATACATCGTCTGAGCTCAAGGGGAGAGTAGCAGTGGGGACAATGGACCAGGTGAGGATTACc
The nucleotide sequence above comes from Panthera tigris isolate Pti1 chromosome B2, P.tigris_Pti1_mat1.1, whole genome shotgun sequence. Encoded proteins:
- the LOC122238329 gene encoding olfactory receptor 2B11-like, with the protein product MAVMNPGNASIPKFFILLGFSDHPWLEMPLFIMVLVAYICTLVGNISIIVVSKVDPHLDSPMYFFLSNLSFLDLCFTTTTIPQLLLNLWGPDKSISYGGCVAQFYVFHFLGATECIILAVMSLDRYIAICKPLRYPAIMHQRLCVSLVVMAWISGLANSLLQASLTVQLPLCGNNKVDDFLCEIPVMIKMSCVDTTFNVTMLSVVVTLFTLIPLSLILVSYGFIVATVLRIRSSTGKKKAFNTCGSHVIVVCLFYGPVMCIYVQPFGTNSQDKNKLMALFYSLLTPMLNPFICTLRNKDIKGAIRRLLPLSHQGRE